A portion of the Daphnia magna isolate NIES linkage group LG4, ASM2063170v1.1, whole genome shotgun sequence genome contains these proteins:
- the LOC116922018 gene encoding protein split ends — protein sequence MVRETRHLWVGNLPDNVREERIREHFQRYGRVQSVKLLARSSSKDEEVGSSVNTGYCAAVAFMDIKSAAKAHASENSLDDRCLVTDYYEPLLGDQGRTPGTTATTGLGSSNTPSGGGSSGGGSAGRSSHLINNNSGGSGGGGGGYDRPSSHYFERRGDPDGSGSFLRRQGPVSHHYRDRPYRNSNGPFVRDSGGERNSGHFRSGAGSVTGPSPGSWNPYEPVGPPSSRYPPPDYGGGMDDRSERMSQTDSLPSTPTTGKRTVPTLAGLSSTNNTTTSSACVSNTPLSARKRKSSRSPSRSRSRSDSRTPPSSSRSRSRSHSPASSASVPSRSRSRSTSGSRLRSRTLSPGGSSSRSSSPQSATSRTNKTPRSAQSSSSPRSRSSRSSQGSSRSPGWLSSSAGPRNSRSSRHRLSAGGCSTALNTSSPAGQLCHSSGSTGSGDGDRRPLAICVRNLPLRSSDTSLKDGLFHEYKKHGKVVTVKVAGQGSDRVAIVRFKKAEDVDKALEVSRDKLFFGCKIEVTPWDSGLDLDDNEFRPLEADLDEYHPKATRTLFIGNLEKDVTAAELRASFETFGPIIEIDIKKQSQGSSAGTSSSATAGGTVTSTISGTGSGNSGGVGNASASASSAANNNNNNNNNNAYAFCQYADIASVVRAMRHLDGEQVGNTRVKLGFGKSMPTNCVWLHGVAETVAEKFLARHMSRFGHVSYAAIDRERFNGLVFYDQVSCAQAAVQELRGRALAGRKLQVDFASRECQAHFFELVEREPRNNSSSSAAAAALAVSSAIQHRLPSATTPSTSSRTVRTPSCSSRSSTHSKERTGSSSSRSRHGGNLSRDESLERDGEMKDLTGERDIDLISARRCSRSPSPCEKAIHRHASVEPDVVSSGSPYTSLERERTRRYGSGGSSSSSGLSMDTGSATALPTTNGSDVFTRIRDLSEERVDGVASSSGEDEDDEEEEEEQQVSDVESRPAASKSTLSASKKSKKKKSKLSGSSDSGVSDVSTNEPLPSSIQQSSSLLAGHMSNSSGGPSALSIVCTTSQAPKLLQPLSRPSRRVSRLSTDSSGDGTANTTTTKHSLPRIIPWEVETPLSRKSRQQEQGCSRPGTPLCDENDEPPTDPRKERPVRVPIERPMTLPLPRFGLELNLSGCRGVSSCKTASLSCSSSISASGTPSSSEGTFRIPHPHGTSVSPSRGAAVPGSPRGGAPETAQQQPDSSSDSECSSGSSPRASLSTTAVSLAEQLRQWEQRYEQWSSRSAHSSGEGPVVAPPTAPTAQPVTTVATLSVAASPITAAERYRTRKARPMSLEELKSQEPSDIVRCLLAKHSVFDEDLKRLESSGRETTATTPTVASPAVNKEKKLSPVVVNHVSVPASPTVITNTSSSSNSQAAVKVVPPATPPPVVEVIKSPAEPSPRTPSPSPPLPPPLPNESPPPSPSPPPPPMTREDDFSYPAEAMDEDLMDETDGSLVIATEEEVLDKEEIREPVNLPPPPLPPASLPPPPPPPPPPPPPPPPPAESLEVKESPPPHPSPVDAAPAVETGVVEAPLKPSRSNKHPESSSSSKSSSSRDAKSSERSRHSSSSSHRKEKSSSSSSSSSSSSTTSSKDSAGNKIQEIIKTEPTTIDPALARRKSRESGEQTATPTCNETGKRRRSVDGGTPSSKRVKSEKTGETREKEKSSKTYDKENKETTKSSTTKSESSRRDSSKSHCSSTTTTTTTTTTVSKKPKQDLETSSLKPSTKIETEKKTPREDSDKKSSKSSSNKKDKKDRKEDREKDRTRRREEEREREKRKEEEREKRKEEEREKKREEEMKLKEYKAKHQSPASASSSHRRRSDGERSKSSKSEHLSRKPSAPPARPSLPSRKKSQSDSDSSSSSSSSCVGGRGGHHSDDETHPSMMRDGSKGTSDDDSDSNHSNDQEKADRELAEFLQNEPTYFSMYDKVKARSLKLQQQKRPGRRAEDCPAATTRQVLCPPPGPFSRRIRSHQQKG from the exons CAAGGGCCGGTCAGCCATCATTATCGGGATCGACCCTATCGGAATAGTAACGGACCATTTGTGCGAGACAGTGGTGGTGAAAGGAATTCTGGCCATTTTCGATCCGGTGCCGGATCGGTTACTGGCCCATCGCCTGGTAGTTGGAATCCCTACGAACCAGTTGGACCACCTTCAAGTCGTTATCCGCCGCCCGACTACGGTGGCGGTATGGACGATCGTTCGGAACGCATGTCGCAAACTGACTCGCTGCCCAGCACACCGACCACTGGAAAAAGGACAGTCCCCACTCTTGCTGGTTTGTCTTCCACCAACAACACCACCACCTCCTCTGCTTGTGTCAGCAATACACCCCTCTCGGCCCGCAAGAGGAAATCCAG TCGATCTCCTAGCCGGTCCAGATCCAGGTCGGATTCGAGGACACCCCCTAGCAGTAGCAGAAGTCGTTCCAGATCCCATTCTCCGGCTTCTTCGGCCTCTGTTCCATCGCGTTCGCGTTCGAGATCAACATCGGGCTCCCGACTTCGATCGAGGACCTTATCTCCAGGTGGATCGAGTTCGCGTTCCAGTAGTCCGCAGTCGGCTACCAGCCGGACGAACAAGACACCCCGTTCCGCCCAATCGTCGAGTTCTCCGCGAAGTCGAAGTTCACGATCCTCACAAGGTTCGTCGCGATCGCCCGGCTGGTTGTCCTCATCGGCTGGTCCACGGAATTCGCGCTCGTCCCGTCACCGACTGTCGGCCGGTGGTTGTTCGACGGCCCTCAACACATCATCCCCCGCTGGCCAGCTATGCCATTCATCCGGATCAACAGGCTCTGGTGATGGTGATCGCAGGCCATTGGCCATTTGTGTCCGCAATTTGCCGTTGAGGTCGTCAGATACTAGTCTGAAAGACGGCCTGTTTCACGAATACAAGAAACACGGCAAAGTGGTGACAGTGAAAGTGGCAGGTCAGGGTTCCGATCGTGTGGCGATTGTGCGATTCAAAAAAGCTGAAGATGTAGACAAGGCGCTCGAAGTGTCTAGAGACAAACTCTTTTTCGGATGTAAAATCGAAGTGACGCCATGGGATTCTGGACTTGATTTAGATGACAACGAGTTTCGACCGCTTGAAGCCGATTTGGATGAGTACCACCCGAAAGCCACCCGGACACTTTTCATTGGCAATTTGGAAAAGGATGTGACTGCCGCTGAATTGAGAGCCTCTTTTGAAACATTCGGCCCCATCATCGAGATCGATATAAAAAAGCAGAGCCAAGGCTCTTCGGCCGGCACGAGTAGTAGTGCTACGGCTGGTGGAACAGTGACATCGACCATCAGTGGTACCGGCAGTGGCAACAGTGGAGGTGTTGGCAATGCGTCGGCTTCAGCCTCGTCAGCCgccaataacaacaacaacaataacaacaataacGCCTACGCGTTTTGTCAGTACGCCGACATTGCGTCCGTCGTGCGAGCCATGCGGCATTTAGATGGTGAACAAGTGGGCAATACCCGCGTCAAGCTCGGTTTCGGCAAATCCATGCCAACCAATTGCGTTTGGTTGCATGGGGTGGCTGAGACGGTTGCCGAAAAGTTCTTGGCCCGGCACATGAGCCGTTTTGGCCATGTCTCTTATGCGGCTATCGATCGAGAGCGTTTCAATGGCCTGGTGTTCTACGATCAGGTCAGTTGTGCCCAGGCTGCCGTCCAGGAATTGAGAGGCCGGGCACTAGCTGGACGCAAACTACAGGTTGATTTCGCTTCTCGCGAATGTCAAGCGCACTTTTTCGAGTTGGTCGAACGTGAACCGAGGAATAACAGCAGCAGTTCGGCAGCAGCGGCTGCTTTGGCAGTTTCATCGGCCATCCAACACAGGCTGCCTTCCGCCACGACGCCGTCGACGTCCAGCCGCACAGTACGCACTCCGTCTTGCAGTAGCCGTTCATCGACACATTCAAAAGAACGGACAGGCTCTTCCAGTTCCAG gTCGCGTCATGGCGGCAATTTGAGCCGGGACGAATCGTTGGAACGTGACGGCGAAATGAAAGACCTGACGGGCGAACGCGACATAGATCTCATCAGCGCTCGTCGCTGTTCTCGGTCGCCTTCGCCCTGCGAAAAGGCCATCCATCGGCACGCATCGGTCGAACCGGATGTAGTCTCTTCCGGATCCCCCTACACCTCGCTGGAACGTGAACGAACACGCCGTTATGGCAGTGGTGGTAGCAGCAGTAGCAGTGGATTAAGCATGGATACTGGAAGTGCTACCGCTCTGCCGACGACAAACGGATCGGATGTTTTTACGCGCATCCGCGATTTAAGTGAAGAGCGAGTTGACGGTGTTGCAAGTAGTTCTGGTGAGGATGAGGATGacgaggaagaagaggaggaacaACAAGTTTCGGATGTCGAATCGAGGCCGGCTGCATCCAAATCGACATTGTCCGCTTCtaagaaatcaaagaaaaagaaatcaaaattgaGTGGAAGTAGCGATAGTGGTGTGAGTGATGTTAGCACCAACGAGCCCCTCCCGTCCAGCATTCAGCAGTCATCGTCACTTCTTGCCGGCCACATGTCGAATTCGTCTGGTGGCCCATCGGCATTGTCGATTGTTTGCACGACATCACAAGCACCGAAACTGTTGCAACCCTTGAGCCGGCCCAGCCGGAGAGTGTCGCGTCTTTCGACGGATAGTTCGGGCGATGGAACGGCCAACACAACAACGACCAAACATTCCCTGCCGCGCATCATTCCTTGGGAGGTGGAGACACCCCTGTCGCGCAAGAGCCGGCAGCAGGAACAAGGTTGCAGCCGGCCGGGCACTCCGCTCTGCGACGAGAACGATGAACCACCGACGGATCCGCGCAAGGAACGGCCGGTCCGCGTTCCTATTGAGCGTCCCATGACGTTACCTTTGCCTCGGTTCGGTTTAGAACTCAATCTGTCTGGCTGCCGTGGTGTCAGCTCGTGTAAAACAGCGTCGCTGTCGTGTTCCTCCTCGATTTCCGCATCCGGGACGCCATCGTCGTCGGAGGGAACGTTCCGAATACCGCACCCGCACGGCACCTCAGTCAGTCCGTCGCGAGGCGCTGCCGTACCTGGTTCACCTCGAGGTGGAGCTCCGGAAACTGCGCAACAGCAGCCGGATTCGTCGTCCGATTCCGAATGTTCTTCTGGCTCTTCTCCAAGGGCGTCGCTAAGTACGACGGCCGTTAGTCTGGCGGAACAATTGAGGCAATGGGAACAACGATACGAGCAGTGGTCCAGCCGTTCGGCACATTCGTCTGGTGAAGGCCCCGTCGTGGCTCCACCGACTGCCCCGACGGCTCAACCCGTAACCACCGTGGCCACTCTGTCGGTAGCGGCCTCTCCGATAACGGCAGCCGAACGATATCGCACGCGCAAAGCCCGTCCAATGAGTCTAGAGGAGCTGAAATCGCAAGAACCTTCTGATATTGTCCGTTGCTTGCTGGCCAAGCATTCGGTCTTTGACGAGGATCTCAAGCGGTTGGAAAGTAGTGGTCGGGAAACGACCGCAACGACACCCACAGTGGCCAGCCCAGCAGTGAACAAAGAGAAGAAATTGAGTCCAGTAGTAGTCAATCACGTTTCCGTCCCAGCGTCACCCACCGTCATCACCAACACCTCGTCGTCTAGCAATAGCCAAGCTGCTGTAAAGGTGGTCCCGCCCGCCACACCTCCACCGGTCGTCGAAGTCATCAAATCGCCGGCTGAACCATCACCTAGGACTCCGTCTCCTTCACCGCCGCTACCACCTCCGCTGCCCAATGAATCGCCACCACCGAGTCCGTCTCCTCCGCCTCCTCCAATGACCAGAGAAGACGATTTTTCTTATCCAGCCGAAGCGATGGATGAGGATTTGATGGATGAGACGGATGGAAGTCTGGTGATTGCGACTGAAGAGGAAGTGCTCGATAAGGAGGAAATCCGGGAGCCTGTAAATCTCCCTCCGCCACCACTTCCTCCGGCTTCCCTACCGCCGCCTCCGCCGCCGccacctcctcctcctccaccaccaccaccacccgCAGAATCACTGGAAGTCAAAGAATCGCCTCCGCCACATCCCAGCCCGGTGGATGCCGCACCGGCAGTCGAAACGGGCGTTGTCGAGGCGCCATTGAAACCCTCTCGGAGTAACAAACATCCAGAGTCTTCGTCATCGTCCAAATCTTCTTCGTCTAGAGATGCCAAGTCGAGTGAACGTTCTCGGCATTCTTCCAGTTCGTCACACCGTAAAGAAAAATCCAGTTCATCCTCGTCGTCCTCTTCGTCATCGTCCACTACCTCTTCCAAGGATTCCGCCGGAAATAAGATACAAGAGATCATCAAAACAGAACCAACGACGATTGATCCGGCCCTTGCTCGACGGAAGTCTCGCGAATCAGGCGAACAAACAGCGACCCCGACTTGCAACGAAACGGGGAAACGTCGTCGCAGTGTCGACGGTGGAACGCCGTCTAGCAAAAGGGTTAAATCGGAGAAAACGGGTGAAACTCGAGAAAAGGAGAAGAGTAGTAAGACGTACGACAAGGAGAACAAAGAGACGACCAAGTCGTCCACCACCAAATCGGAAAGTAGTCGTCGGGATTCCTCTAAATCGCACTGCTCttcgacgacgacgacgacgacgacgacgacgaccgTCAGCAAAAAACCGAAACAGGATTTGGAGACGAGCAGCTTAAAACCGTCTACCAAAATAGAAACGGAAAAGAAGACGCCGCGCGAAGATTCGGACAAGAAGAGCAGCAAATCCAGCAGCAataaaaaggataaaaaagatAGGAAAGAAGATCGTGAAAAGGATCGAACCCGAAGACGGGAAGAAGAGCGCGAACGTGAAAAAcgtaaagaagaagaacgtgaGAAGcgaaaagaggaagaaagggagaaaaagagggaagaggaaatgaaattgaaagaGTATAAGGCAAAACATCAG tCACCGGCCAGCGCCTCGTCATCGCATCGGCGACGAAGTGATGGAGAACGCAGTAAATCCTCCAAGAGCGAACATTTATCGCGTAAACCGTCAGCACCTCCAGCGCGACCGAGCTTGCCCAGCCGGAAGAAATCGCAATCGGATAGCgacagtagcagcagcagtagCAGCAGTTGTGTTGGCGGTAGAGGTGGCCATCACAGCGACGACGAAACTCACCCTTCGATGATGAGAGACGGAAGTAAAGGCACCAGCGACGACGACTCGGATTCCAATCATTCCAACGACCAAGAGAAAGCAGACCGAGAGCTGGCCGAGTTTTTACAAAATGAGCCCACCTATTTCTCCATGTACGACAAAGTCAAGGCCCGCTCACTGAAACTCCAGCAACAAAAACGTCCAGGAAGAAGAGCGGAAGACTgtccagcagcaacaacaagacAAGTTCTGTGCCCTCCGCCAGGCCCGTTTAGCAGGAGGATCCGCTCCCACCAGCAAAAGGGATAA